A genomic segment from Oncorhynchus keta strain PuntledgeMale-10-30-2019 chromosome 7, Oket_V2, whole genome shotgun sequence encodes:
- the LOC118374008 gene encoding guanylate-binding protein 1-like isoform X1, giving the protein MDSPMCLVKNADGELCVEPEAIDYLMGLKQKVVVVSVVGLYRTGKSYLMNKLAQKRSGFALGATIQSKTKGIWMWCVPHPEKTDHTLVLLDTEGLGDVEKGDSKNDAWIFSLAILLSSTLVYNSRGTIDNDAVEKLQYVNELTEMIKVKSSTVDEEEGEGTQFAQFFPNFVWTVRDFTLQLEIDCREITPDQYLENSLQLKKGTSKKISDYNLPRECIRNFFPSRKCFVFPSPTTPDNMQRLDSMDEAELSERFREVADTFCLFIFQESRVKTVIGGHTLTGEMLGHLVNTYVETIAKGNVPCLENAVLAMAKIENQAAVDEGLVVYQKGMEDVKALFPVDINQLSENHLRSETQATKAFMKRCFKDDNGEFLKALVEAISNHSADLFKQNKDASEKKCKALLENLSAQMDQGMKEGTYATPGGYELYCNHHDNIVAQYRAEPNKGVRAEEVLEQFLKDKSAESNSVLQADKQLTENEKRIQAEKKKTAELEQEKAALNEQKAEMERTIENIGRGQEKYLKEMKEKMEEERKQQQQEFNRTLERRMQEQKDLLEKGHTEKAELIRQEIEEIKKNNQLERDANIQNQKALLDDYKQQAGEQSKKIEALMSALNNKSQAPVQVVERLCMVM; this is encoded by the exons GTTTTGCCCTTGGAGCCACCATCCAGTCTAAGACTAAGGGCATCTGGATGTGGTGTGTCCCTCATCCTGAAAAAACAGACCACACTCTGGTGCTGCTGGATACAGAGGGACTGGGGGACGTGGAGAAG GGGGATTCTAAGAATGATGCCTGGATCTTCTCGCTGGCCATTCTGTTAAGCAGTACTCTGGTCTACAACAGTCGAGGGACCATCGACAATGATGCTGTGGAGAAGCTTCA ATATGTGAACGAGCTGACAGAGATGATCAAGGTGAAGTCTTCCACTGTCgatgaggaggaaggagagggcacaCAGTTTGCGCAGTTCTTTCCTAATTTTGTGTGGACCGTCAGAGATTTCACTCTACAGCTCGAGATAGACTGCAGAGAAATCACTCCAGACCAGTATCTGGAGAATTCCCTGCAACTCAAGAAAG GTACTAGTAAAAAGATCAGTGACTACAACCTCCCGCGAGAGTGCATCCGGAACTTCTTCCCCTCACGCAAGTGTTTTGTGTTCCCTTCCCCTACAACTCCTGACAACATGCAACGACTGGACTCCATGGACGAGGCTGAGCTTTCTGAACGCTTCAGAGAAGTCGCAGATACTTTCTGCCTCTTCATTTTCCAGGAGAGCCGTGTGAAGACTGTTATAGGGGGACACACATTGACTGGAGAGA TGTTGGGGCACTTGGTCAACACCTATGTGGAGACCATAGCCAAAGGCAATGTGCCCTGTCTGGAGAATGCTGTGTTGGCCATGGCTAAAATTGAGAACCAGGCTGCTGTGGATGAGGGCCTGGTGGTGTACCAGAAGGGAATGGAGGATGTGAAGGCCTTATTCCCAGTGGACATCAATCAGCTGTCAGAGAACCACCTTCGATCAGAGACCCAGGCCACAAAGGCATTCATGAAGCGATGCTTCAAAGACGACAATGGGGAGTTCTTGAAAGCTCTTGTG GAGGCCATTAGCAACCACTCCGCTGACCTTTTCAAACAGAACAAGGATGCCTCAGAGAAGAAGTGCAAGGCTCTTCTGGAAAATCTGTCTGCTCAGATGGATCAGGGGATGAAGGAGGGGACGTACGCCACACCAGGAGGCTATGAGCTTTACTGCAATCACCATGACAACATAGTGGCACAGTACCGGGCTGAGCCTAACAAAGGAGTCAGG GCTGAGGAGGTTCTGGAGCAGTTCCTGAAGGACAAGAGTGCAGAGTCCAACTCCGTCCTGCAAGCTGACAAACAACTGACGGAAAATGAGAAAAGAATCCAAG CTGAGAAGAAGAAAACAGCTGAGCTGGAGCAGGAGAAGGCAGCATTGAATGAGCAAAAGGCAGAGATGGAGCGCACCATTGAGAACATAGGCAGGGGCCAGGAGAAGTACTTGAAGGAGATGAAAGagaagatggaagaggagaggaagcaaCAGCAGCAGGAGTTCAACAGGACGCTGGAACGCAGGATGCAGGAGCAGAAAGATCTCCTGGAGAAGGGCCATACGGAGAAGGCTGAGCTAATAAGACAAGAGATCGAGGAGATAAAGAAGAATAATCAATTGGAAAGGGACGCCAATATCCAGAATCAGAAGGCTCTGCTGGATGACTACAAGCAGCAGGCTGGGGAACAGAGCAAAAAGATAGAAGCGTTAATGTCAGCGCTTAACAATAAATCACAGGCCCCCGTACAAGTTGTTGAACGACTCTGTATGGTAATGTGA